The Priestia megaterium NBRC 15308 = ATCC 14581 region CACGGTCTGGTGCCCCCCCATCCAGGAGCGATGACAGCCATTGGAATATATAATGCAGACTTAGGAAGAGTTTTGCTCTATTCATTGGTTATTGCTCTTCCAGCAGCAATAGTAGCAGGTCCTGTATTCGCAAAATGGGTGCATAAACGTGTGATTCCTGAAGGGGAACCTGAATTAATTCGTGTCAGCACTTCATCTGAAAAATTACCTAACACAGGTATTTCATTTTTCATTATCTTATTACCTGTGTTATTAATGGTGTTATCTGTTATGGCTCCGTATATACCGCTTTCTAGCTTTTTAACTAAATTTTTTGTATTTATCGGCAGCCCTGTCATCGCACTTTTAATTTCTTGCTTTGCCGCATTTTATCTTTTGGGCATGCGTCAGGGAATGAAGAAAGGTGTGATTAAAAAATTAGTGGAAGAATCTTTACTTCCGGTCGGATCTATTATTTTAATTATTGGAGCTGGAGGGGGATTTAAACAAATTTTAATTGATAGCGGTGTAGGTACATCAATTGCTCAAATGTCTGAGCAATTATCGCTTTCTCCTATTGTCTTAGCATTTATGGTAGCAGGATTAATTCGTATTGCTACAGGATCGGCAACCGTTGCATTAACAACAGCTGCGGGCATTGTTTCACCAATCATTGTGCATATGTCTGGAGTCAATCTGGAACTGCTGGTTATTGCGACAGGAGCAGGATCACTAATGTTCTCTCATGTAAATGACGCAGGCTTTTGGCTAGTAAAAGAATATCTAGGTCTAACAGTAAAAGAGACGTTTAAAACATGGACGGTACTAGAAACCCTGCTTTCGTTTATTGCTTTTGGAGGCGTTCTATTATTTGATGTTTTTATTTAAAAATTGCCTCCTTCTGATTATTTTGGAAGGAGGTTTACTAGTTGACTTGAAATATAGTATTTGTAGAATAAGGAGGCAATGTATATGACCTGGTTAAAAGAAATACTTGGAACAGAAAAAGCTATTATTGCTATGTGTCACTTGTTACCGTTGCCCGGAGATCCATATTTTAATAATGAAAAAGGCATGGACTATGTGGTAGAAATGGCAAGAAAGGATTTGCATGCTCTTCAAGAAGGCGGAGTGGATGCCATTATGTTTTCAAATGAGTTTAGCATGCCATATTTAACGGATGTTAAAACGGAAACTGTAGCTGCGATGGCCCGAATTATAGGTGAATTGATGTCGGAAATTAAAGTGCCTTTTGGGGTAAATGTATTGTGGGATGCTAAGAAATCTTTGGATTTAGCGGCTGCTACAGGGGCTAAATTTGTTAGAGAAATTTTTACAGGCGTATATGCAAGTGATTTTGGTACTTGGAATACCAACGTTGGAGAAACAATTAGACATCAGCATCGAATTGGGGCACAAAACGTTAAATTATTATATAATGTTGTCCCTGAATCTGCTGCGTATTTGGCTGAGCGGGAAATTGAAAGTATTGTTGCATCTACGGTATTTAATAATAGACCAGATGCACTATGTGTATCTGGATTAACAGCAGGGGCCAAGACGGACGTGCAGTTATTAATACGCGTAAAGGAGGCTGTTCCCAATACAATTCTACTTGTTAATACAGGAGTTAATTTCACTAATTTCAAAGAACAGTTATCTATTGCTGATGGGGCAGTTGTAGGTACAACATTTAAATACGACGGCAAATTTGAAAACCATGTGGATGTTGATCGTGTAAAAAAATTCATGGACAAAGTAAAAGTTTTTCGTGACAATCTTTAAATGAAAGAAGGGGTAAAGATGAATCAATTAGCTTTTATTTTTGATATGGATGGCGTAATTGTCGACAGTGAACCTGTATACCGCATCCGTAATAAAGATATCTTTAAAAAGCTAGGAATAGAAGTAGATGAGGATACACAGCTCAATTTCATTGGAGGAACAGCTAAAAGAAAATGGACAATATTAAAAGAGCAATTTTCACTGTCCTCACCCAATTTGGAGAATACAAACTATCTGGTCAATTAACTTTTATTGTAGCAACGATTTAATAAAAAACGAGCCTTTTCATATTAATTAGAATCTTAACTATACAAATTAAACGTAAAAACAGCTCTGTAATCGGAGCTGTTTTTTGTTGCCTGAAAAGCTGTTTGTTAGAGATTTAAATAAAAAAAGAATGTTGGATAGCATAATGATAAGTAAACGTACAATGAGTATGTTCTCTTTTGAACAATAAAAGCACTCAATAAAGCTGAAGAAGCGGAGGGAAGTAACAGTGCCTGACAAACCTAGTATTACCTCAAGTGAAATTGGAACGCTGTGGATGACATATCAGCAGAAAACGTTAATTATTTGCTTGTTAGATTATATGATTGAACATGCGGATGATGAAGATGCTAAAACAATTATGACGGACTTGCGTGAGCAGCTTATTATATACATACGAAAAATAAAAATAATATTTGAAAAAGAAGGAGCCATAGTGCCAACCGGGCTTTCATCTCAAGACGTAAACGTACAGGCTCCAAAACTATTTACTAATGGATTTGATATTATGTTTCTTCGTGTCATCAAAGAAATTAGTATGGGGATGTATACATTAAGTTTAGGCAAGGCCTACAGAGAAGATGTGGTGAAATTTTATCAGGATTTAACAAAAATTACGCAAGAGTGCTACGATTCCTGTACGCAGTACTTATTGAGAAAAGGAATTTTATCACGCCCACCCTATATTCCAATGCCAACTACCGTTGAGTTTGTTTCAGATAGAAAATATCTGAGCGGCTTAAATGTATTTGCGGACAAAAGAGTACTAAATACGATGGAGCTAGCGCAGATTTATCATGGAGTCGAAACAAACA contains the following coding sequences:
- a CDS encoding GntP family permease, producing the protein MDMYLLLVTCLAIVIVVLGVSWWKWHAFISLTVASLFLAIMSGLSMDKIVGAYETGVGSVLGHLVGILALGTILGKMMSDSGAGMQVAEFFIRFFGIKKLPWAMLFAGFIIGIPVFFEVGIVILLPLVISIHKTTRQNILLIALPVIAGLSIVHGLVPPHPGAMTAIGIYNADLGRVLLYSLVIALPAAIVAGPVFAKWVHKRVIPEGEPELIRVSTSSEKLPNTGISFFIILLPVLLMVLSVMAPYIPLSSFLTKFFVFIGSPVIALLISCFAAFYLLGMRQGMKKGVIKKLVEESLLPVGSIILIIGAGGGFKQILIDSGVGTSIAQMSEQLSLSPIVLAFMVAGLIRIATGSATVALTTAAGIVSPIIVHMSGVNLELLVIATGAGSLMFSHVNDAGFWLVKEYLGLTVKETFKTWTVLETLLSFIAFGGVLLFDVFI
- a CDS encoding DUF3231 family protein, whose amino-acid sequence is MPDKPSITSSEIGTLWMTYQQKTLIICLLDYMIEHADDEDAKTIMTDLREQLIIYIRKIKIIFEKEGAIVPTGLSSQDVNVQAPKLFTNGFDIMFLRVIKEISMGMYTLSLGKAYREDVVKFYQDLTKITQECYDSCTQYLLRKGILSRPPYIPMPTTVEFVSDRKYLSGLNVFADKRVLNTMELAQIYHGVETNIVGMKLMKAFSQTAKDTEVKKHFLKGKEVSKKIITRLEEIIIQDDISPSVASTGSITTSETPAFSDRLMLTCDILLSNFSIGSQAFGAAFSFRRDIVAKMMLIGEDAFQYASEATEIMIKKGWLEVPPSMD
- a CDS encoding HAD family phosphatase, which gives rise to MNQLAFIFDMDGVIVDSEPVYRIRNKDIFKKLGIEVDEDTQLNFIGGTAKRKWTILKEQFSLSSPNLENTNYLVN
- a CDS encoding BtpA/SgcQ family protein; protein product: MTWLKEILGTEKAIIAMCHLLPLPGDPYFNNEKGMDYVVEMARKDLHALQEGGVDAIMFSNEFSMPYLTDVKTETVAAMARIIGELMSEIKVPFGVNVLWDAKKSLDLAAATGAKFVREIFTGVYASDFGTWNTNVGETIRHQHRIGAQNVKLLYNVVPESAAYLAEREIESIVASTVFNNRPDALCVSGLTAGAKTDVQLLIRVKEAVPNTILLVNTGVNFTNFKEQLSIADGAVVGTTFKYDGKFENHVDVDRVKKFMDKVKVFRDNL